The DNA sequence ATCTTTTAACATAATCAAATTGGCTGATAATTTTGATATTGAGATATCCTGATACCTAATAGACTGAATAATATTATGATAGGTTtgaaatgtgaacaaaaatcaCATGTATCATACATGAGGATGGATATTAACAATAAATGAATAGAATCAAATACAAAgaataaatcgatggtgaaatcaAGCCATGTATCTTGgcttgcgacattgcagacttccggccatattatttttatttaatgaaaaaataggtactcaacgtcaattcttgaaaacttgcgtgattttctttctttttgtgaaggaaattctgaaaaaactacAAGTAATGATGTTGATCTGTTCTCATTTTAAAGACATTAAAAAGGATTTGAGAAATAGATTTCAAAACACCAAAAACAAGATacttggtttgggagtttcaccgtcgaaatgtgaaTGATAGAAATCATCATAGAGAGGGGGAATAATACTATGACACACGCCACATAACATAATAGGCACATATCTCCAGCAATaatgacaatttaattttttgaacaaaaatgaaTAGAAGATGCATCTTCATCATTTCAAGTCAACGATGGCATTAAAACTATTGATTTTTCGTCTCACCAGCTTTACTTGCTGAGTTTCAGCATATGCTGATGCTCAGAAATCTATAATAGTGGAAgttggatttttaaaatttttcctcaataTTCAATAATATTTCCTTGGACATGTTGCTCAAATGGAATAATAGGAGAATTTTCTCATAGGATATTTGTAACGTCAAGTGTTAACTCTCTGCAAAATGTAGGTACCTGGAGCTCCAGCAAATTTTGCCAATGttcactccttttttttttttattcaggatgttttgaaagaaaaaaatgcgtaTATCGAGCAGTTATTGAAGGAGCAAGAGTTGGCACGATCTCAATTTACGAAAGCAGCAACCCAAGTTGGAGACACAGAACTCAAACTAAATACTCTACAGATTGAATTTGATCAAGTTAGTATTCTTTATTACATCATTTGGATCAAGTAACTTGGGAAGAGACCaatcctcatttttcaaaaaacttagttaagctttttgaaatcaaactACCTACGTCAAAATTTTATTGTATCAAAAGATGAAAAGTGTAAACTCATATTTGAAGTTATTGGGGTGAATCTAAGTGATTCATTCATAAAAGAAGACTTACCATCAATAATGGACTAAGTGCCAAAGAATCGAAGATTGAGTTAGAAGTTACATTTACTCTTAGCGCTCTGACCCCCTAAAGTTTTTTTGTGTCATTCATTCAACCGTTCTTCTGagttgatttccatgatttttgcagtTATCAACAAGTGGTAGCCCCTAGACAAGCTAGCTCCATCAAGATTCTGGGAACATTACCCaggtttttcatattttgtgttaaaattgTGAATTATGCCTTTCAAAGGATGAAtgtgttcaatttttatcaCGCAGTTCTTTCTGTTTCTTTTATGTACGTTTCACATaaagttttggttttttatgttgcatattttgctgtttttctgtttgtttctATCTCTGAAATGAGTGATTTTGAGAATTAAAAAGATTTTGAAGTCAACTTTGTTCAACAAACTTTTTAAACTTGAATTTCACTTATTTACTTAAAGAATAGCAACAAAAGGCTCCCTAACTcgaatattttaacaatttttttacacttttttaaaGTCCCAAAATAGTCAGTGCCACTATTGCAATAGGCTTAGTATTTTTCTgtgtatttttattcatttacgtTGTCCTGTTTCAGTTTCGTAAGGAGGTCGATGTGAATCGGAAGAAGTTTGAAGAAAGTATAGCtaaattagaaaaagaaaaacgagaATTGATAGAGCAACTAGACGATGAAAAACGCAAAAGTGAGGATCTCCAGTTCAGAGTCGAAGAAGAGTCCATCGAAAAAAGTGAACTCCAGGTacttaattttaagtttcagcagatagttttactttttttttcactgattcTACCTACTCAACAATGAATGGAAGTTCGTACTTTTGTCATTTAGGCTCTATCATACCCTTTTTACTAGTTTTTGCATTGTTGTGGAAATGATACAGTCAGTTCTTTTTATGCTAGCCATGCctgaagaaatacattgcatttttttatcaaagtcaCCATCAGAATGagcattatttttcaattttcttagcTGAAAGGTATATTAACTCCACTGGTTTTAAGCCcctcaaaaaaatgtaaataatatCATTAGTGTAGCatttattttagaattttagggagtaaaaattaaatgtccagctatttttctttggaatttgaGTTTTAAGGGAGGCATGCTTCTGAAAGCTCCCATGAAAATGCAGGTCAATCGATTTTACTGAATGACTTCTCTGACTCTGACTTCACTCTGTCATTATGTTGACCATTTTCTTGTGTCCAAAAATTGAACATTATTACTTTCATCTGTATAGGTTCACTTACTAGGCTGCAATGCCTAAAACTGAAATGAACTTTATTTTGCCTATTGTTCAACACATTTGTTTATCACATGTGTAATCGTTTGTTTTTCTCTTCCACAGACTCAAATTGAACAGCGGTCAAAAAGGGTAGCTGAATTAGAAACTTTAGTGAAAGAAGGGAATAGCAAACTTGGACAGACAGATGCTGAATCcaataaattatttgaaactgAAGAAGCGCTGTTAAAAGTGCGGGAAGAGCTGGAGGCCATCCGCAAATCATCCAAAACCAATGAAGAAACACTACGAAAACAGTTAAATGAAACTCAAACTAAACTAGACAATAGCGAAAAATTTGTCAAAGACCTACAAAACGAAGTAGAGAAACTCAGGGAAGAATCAGCCGCCAGCTTGAGTAAAACGGTTGAAGATTTGAATAACGAGATCTCCAAGCTAAGAATAGAATGCGATGAAGCTTCagacaaaatgaaaatcatGGAGCTTGAAAACACTAAATTAAAAGAGGAGGTCGAGTCTATGGAAAAGTTATCAAAATCCCACGAGGAAAGTTTGCAAAGTGAAtttaatattcaaattttgaaattcaaagagCAGATTCAGTTGTTAGAAAtagacaaaaaaagagagaaagaaaaggctGATGAACTAAGTGCGATAATAGATGAATTAAATAAGAACaaattagaagaagaaaaaaaattaagagactcTAATCTTGAATTAGAGAAGAAAATAACTTCACTTGTCAATGAATCAACGATGAATTTAGAATCAAAATCCAATAGCTAtgagaaaaaagtaaaggaCCTATTAAATGAGGTTAACGAAAAAACAAGCACGATAGAACAACTTAAATCTCAGCAAAAATTAGTGGAAGATAATGCTAAAAATCTTGAGATTAAATTACAGTTACAGCTGAATGATTTGCAAACATCTTTAGATCAAAAATCTAAAGAACTTgaacaattaaaaaaagataTGGAAGAAAAATTGTCCAATTCAAGCAAAGCGGAAGAAGATTCGCGTCTAGCTTTTGAGAAGAAATTAGGAGATAAAGTTGAAGAATGTaacaaattaaatgaaaaactatctTCGCGAGAAGTAGAAGTAACGGAACTGAAAACAGCCATGGAAACAAAGCTGtcagaatttaaaaatctggaagATAAATTATCAGAAGaattgaaaaaacgaaaatcattAGAGAATGAGCTTCAGTTAAGACTTGCCGAGAGCTCAGGTTCTGCCGAAAAAAACACAGAGCTCgctgaaactttgaaaaaacttcAGGATGAATTGGGAAGTAGCAACGAGAAACGGGAGCAACTTGAAGCCAAGTTGCTGAAAAAAGCAGAAGATTTTAAGgaacttgaagaaaaattaaaattagtccaAGCTGAGTTCTCAAACATcgaggaaaaattaagtaaaaaattagatgaatTTGAGACGGTTCAAAATAATTTAGCTTCAAAATCCTCAGAATGTGAGAAGTTAGCTGTAGAGTTAAAGGAGAAGGTGAATCTCGTAAAAACATcggaaaatgaattaaataaaatgaagggaaagcTGATTGAAGTCGAGGGAAAACACAGTGATGTAACCAAAAGTCTCGATCAACACCTACAAGAATTCAGAGAACAACAAGttgaaattgagaagaaaacaGAGGAGCTTGCTCGCATTAGTGAGGAATTGAAACTGAAAGACATTGAAATTAGCAAATCATCAGAAACCATCAAACGTAAGTTAAAAGATTCTAGTTCATGACTTCATCATATTTTACCTATTTCTACAGATAAAATTGAACTGATTCGTACTTTATTATATTACAGCTCTAAGGGCGCCTAAAAACCGCTGGAAATTCATGCCAGGAATTCCTCCTCCCATGTAACGCGCGACGCAGACCCACTGACCTCTCCCCGCTGACAGTCTCCTCCCTACCCGCCTGCCTTCCTCTCACCATGCACCGTGCCGCACGCGTTTCCCACTCCTTGGCTGCTCTCCGCATCGCGTTGCTGAGTGAGTTCAACCAGTGTCGATTCTCGACTGGTTGAGAGCGCAGCGCTATGCACCTCCTCTCGATTAAATGCTGCGATCGCTTTGGAACTCATGAAGAATTGAAGAGTGCAATCGATTCTCGAATTTTCTCGATTAATCAATTGTTGTGCCATAGAATATTCTAGGAGGCTCAGGAACATTCCGACCTGGGCGAGCAATTCCTGGCGCGCTTGCCCGAACCGACTGATGAGGCTCGTTTTCAATTATGATGTGAAGATTAGAATGCATGCATAGGCTTATTTACTTCTCCGCTTAAACTTGAATCAAGTAACTAAAACTTAAACTAAAGTAATTGTACACCTGTAAGTTCAGGAAATCAATAGCGATAAAACAGTAATTAAAAAGgatcaaacaaacaaacaacaaaaTAAGACTTTTAGTTCTAGGGACGACCTTGTGTACAGCCTCTAATCTTTAAAATATGTATTCTAAAAATATGACACAGAACAGAACCTGATTGTTTTCGAAAACTTCACTGCCTAATCTAGTAGTTGTTACTAATGATAGTCTCAGCTCCTTCTAATTAGGTGCAGTAGCTTAGCTCCAACGAAACTGATCCTGCtgtttaacttattttttatttttacccaaTATTCATTTCCAGAGTTGAACGATTCGATGGCAAATGCAGAAAGATCGATTGAAGAACAAACAGAAATTATTCGAaatttaaataatgaaaaaagtgACATGGGAAGGAAAATACAAGATTTGGAAGAAAAGTGTGAAAGCCTCATCCAGCAGAAacaaaaattggtaagtaacCTCTTTTGTAGCCTTAATTTGTGTGATGATTGATTTTTAAGTGCATTATACAAATCCATTTGctaaaatattactttttaaaTCGATTTGTTGTATCCTCTTGAGATAAACTTAGAGTATCTGAGTGGCCACTTTGTGCGTTTCactgaatttaaaatgaagattCTGAATGAGGAGACAAGAACAAAGTTACGATAGGAAACAAATCATTAGAGAAATAGATCAGTATTTGTATCACTTCTAAACCACAATCGCTGTCTACAACAAGCAGAGACAAAACACATAACGACTCAGTAGTGAAGCAGATGAGAATAGTAAGTGTAataggagggtatggattcgatcaacatgaatcaatcgacaccgattcgatcgacaaattgttaaaaaactggtgtcgattcgatcgacatgaatcgatcgaaaaattaaaacgtgattCAATAGACAttaatcgatcgacaccgattcgctcggcagttaatttaaaaacacccgtgtcgcttcgatcgacatgaatggatcgaaaactgaaaatgtgaattgatcgacaccgattcgatcgacaaaattcgattgactcacaggtttgtcaattgactcacgggtttgtcgattgactcacgggtttgtcgatcgactcacgggtttgtcgatcgattcatgtcgatccattcacgttttcatttttcgaacaattcatgtcgatcgaatccataccctccagtGTAATAAGGCTAATTGTAaatagaataataataataattaccaTCATAATATTACTATTTACGCAATGATACGATaatattacaaatatttacGAATAATATTACTATCGAAGCTAAACTCAGGTTCTGAAGAGGGAAGGAGAGGGAAATTTAGGACTGTCTGATAAACCCCTTCAGAGAAGGATGGGAGCCAGGGAGGGACGAAGGGACCTGACAGAGAAAGGGGGTCAACAAATCTAAAAATGTGCCTGGCTTCTTTGATGGACAGTCCcctatctttgaaattttgccgTATTGTACTTTCTAAATTGCAACAGATGCTTGGAAAGCTAGATATTTTACCAATGTTTTATTTACCTAATCATTGATTTATTTGTCACCTCCTTTATTTCTGCTTTTAGGAAGACAACATTTCGGAACTCATGAATAATTCCAGCAGTTCATCTGAGCAGCTGACCAGGCTTCATTCAGAGCTCAGAGAAAAAGGTCAAGAAGTTGAAGGGCTTAGAGAAGCGTTGAATGAAAAAACGAGAGCTGTTGAAAGAATTGAAGAAGACCTGCGACAGCAGTTAGAACTCCTCTCTGAAAAGAAGAGCAAATTGGAGGCTGcctcaaaagaagaaattgagaaattgAAGCAAGAGCATGCAAATAATTTAGCAGCTCTAAAAAGTACACATGAAGCATCATTAATGAATTCTTTAAATGAAATGGAGAAGGTTAAATCTGAATCGATCAGTACTGAAACAAATTTGAAAGAACAGATCAATCTTCTCATAGCAGAGAAAAAAGACCTCGAAACCAAGTTGGAGTCGTTTAAAGATAGAGAAACTCAGTTGGAATCGGAGTTGAAAGTTCTCCAAGAAGAAAAGCAGCAGATGGAAAAGGATCTAAAGGAAATCAGTGATGTGAAAGCTAAAACTGATTCTGACCTTGAGGCGCAACtagctgaaaaagaaaatagcaTAAAAAGATGCGAACACCAATTTGAAATGTTCCGACAGTCTGCCAACCTTATggaggaaaagttcaaaaagaaAGTGGAAGAACTTACTCAATCTTTATCCAAAAAAGATACTCTCCTAACCTCAGCAAATATTCAAATAGATGAGTTAAAAGTAGACTATGAGACAGCAGAGGCCAGGATACAGGATTTGAAAACTAAAGTCAgtaagaagaaagaaaagattgAAATGCTGAACAGAGAGTTACAAGATACCAAAaatattgctaaaaatttgcagactgctgtaacagaaaaaattgagttgttggAGAAACAGGAGAAAGAAATACAATGCCTCAAAGCAGAAAAAGAATCTTCCGTCCTAACTGccgaggaaaaaatcaggaaccTTGCTGATTTAGAGAAAACTCAATCACAGTTTGCTGAAAAAGAGGTTTCTTTAGTAAAAGAAATTGAGAGTCTGAAGTCTGAAAGTAATAAAATCAATGAAGACATGAAGGCCAAAGAAAATCAACTTCAAGATTTacgtacaaaaattgaaaatcttcagAGAGACAGGGTAGACAAAGAGAATGATTTGAACAAAGAAATCGAGACTTTGAACGTCGAAAAAAATCGCATTAGTCAAATACTcgaagaaaaagatgaaaaattgaaatctttaTACGCTGAGATTGAAAGTATCTCCCACAAAACGGCTGAAAAGGAAACCCTGctcaaagttaaaattgaaaatcagcAGAAAGAGTCAGAAGAACTTACAAAGCAATTAGCTGAAAAGAGTAGTCAGATTCAAATAGTTAGTTCAGAGCTTGAACTTCTGCAATCTAAAAATCACTCTCTCAACGATGAGCTGTCTGAGAAGACAAACAAGATAAAAACTCTGACTGAAGAGTTGAACTCTCTGAAACAAAGTATTGCCCAAAATAGTTCAGATAAAGACAAGATTATTtgtgagaaaaataatattatttcGGATTTGCAGCAAGAAAAAACGGCTAGTCTTAAATCTTTCAATGCCGAAGTAGAATCTTTACAAAAATCAAACAACATTTTGTCCGCTGAGTTAGCAGCTAAAAATTTGTCTCTTACTTCTTTGACGGAAGAAATAAGCAACTTGAAGCAAAACATATCAACCAATTCTGAAAACAAAGACAGTGCcttatttgaaaaagaaaaaatcattgcAGAGTTAAAAACGgaaaaagaaaatgtcaacTCTAATCTAAGCTCTCTCATCACCAAATATGAGGATTTGAAGACAAGGTTCGAGAAAGAAAGAGCTAGTCTTgaagaaaagctaaaaattaacgaaaaagaACAGAAAGCTCTGGCTGAATTGAAATCTACACTGTAAGTACTATTTCTCAATTTATTTACTATTCTATCAGTTTTTGGACCATTAAAAAACTTCCCATTAAAAATTTAGCTCATGActgaattatttaaaatcaagtGCATACTTTTTGTAATGCATACATCATGTGCAAAATTTGCTCCTTAATTGATCTTTAGAATCCCATTTTATGCAGAGCTAACAAAAAGGATAAGTTATGTCCGGCGGCTACCCTTCATAAATGCACCTCTTTCAAAATCCCTCTCATAAAACTGATTTCAttcaaagtttaatttttcagcatAAACTGATTTtaatcaagtaaaaaaaaactgccccTCCAAGTTTTCTTTTTACTCGTAGCATTGTCTTGAATCTTTATCAATATATTCACCTGACCATAAGATGTTTCAAATATTaggagcattttttgttgtaatcCGTtattaatgtaaaatttcatattttcttcttttgtgttattttaagttttcttttttattattatattttcttGCCACAGTTTTATTACAAAGAAGCACTTAAAATCGTACAAAATTAGTAACTTTAACTGTAATTTTTACATGGCTACAGAAAGGTTGAAAATGATTTAACTCGGGAACTGGAAAGGCGAATGAAAGAAGATGCTATCAAGCATCAAGAATTGTTAGCTCGGGTTGACTCTGTCCATCAGTTAACAAAGAGTTTTTCACCAGGACAGGACTCAGATTTCAGCCAATAAACAAAAGCATCTTTCAAAAACTTTCCATTTAGTGTAATTCAAGAGGTAACAAATAGAAACTACATATCTCACTGTTACATACATATCTgcaattgattttgttttttgtcttcCCTTTCTTGAGGAAACTAATGGGGCGCAAGGAGTCAAACTCAGGATTTTAGCTCCTAAATTAGCTAGAAAAAGGGTTACTTCTAATTCTTTCTTATAGTGAAAACATTAGAGGCCAAAATACACAGCAACAGCATGCGGAGTAGGGAGCAAGAAAACttttacttcattttgcaacTCTGTTAATTGAAGTGATAGCAATGGTTGTCAGACCTGTTTGACTTCTTGTTTTGACCCTCGTTTTCACATGATGAAAAGAACTCAAAGTTCGCTTGGGTGGTataatttaatttgtttcatGGTGACGGAATAATGGAGGAATTTATAGCGTCTGATACTGCTTTTCTTTAATAGCAGATGTACTATTTACTTCCACATCAGCTTTCAAAAATCGCGTAATTCTCTCGACTCGTTCATTTTTGCCAGGTGCTACATGGACCTTGTAAAGTATctaatatttttcatgttttttataTGATCCATTCATTACAGTTTGGTTTTTTCTCAACAGTTTCCAgttctttaaaatgtttgccTTCTTAAGTCTGCATTCTGTAATTTCTGTGCCTCTTAGTGCCTCAGTTTAACCCATCTACTCGTAGGTAGTAAGAACCAGCTTTCTCATGAAACTTAGGTGCTATTGTAAATATGCTTAATAGTCACAGCATTTTTGCCCAAATAGCTCTTAAGATCATAACAAACATTTAGTAAATAATCCATCCTTAtcaatcaagaaaattttgtaaaaatatttacaaaatttaccctaaaaatatttacaagactGGGGAGAGTCGAAATATGATTATGGATTGAGATaaatgctgaaaaaattcagtcaaataATTTAACATCCTCTGAGAGGAATATTCATGTATTCAAGCTATAATTTTTCCCAAATCCTTTTGTCATAATAGTCTTCCATTTGCTGTGCATTTCATTCAATCCTCATTCTTTGCTGCCCAAAATGAGAGAAAGCTTTTGACGAAGTTCGTGAAATCAGCACGGGCCAGCGGGAACACAAGAAAACATTCTGCTGAGCTCGCCATTATTCAGGGTGATTTTGGACCTGTTTTCGTAGGAGGAACCTATTTGCATAtccaaaaaataagtaaatgagTCAGTCCAAGCACTAATGGGCTAATATTCACGGTCACTATTTCAGTTCCAGGGCATCCCTGCGTACAATGATTGACTGTTTTAAACCCTAGTGTTGTTCAATTGCTCCCCAACAACTAATGCATCAGTAACGTTGACTGTGTGTAGGTTAAAAGTTGACCTGTTTCtttggaaataaatattttttatcatcaaacaTCTCCGTGGAATAAGAGATACTACATTtccggaaaaaaaggaaagggggCATAGGTTTCTTTCATCATGTTTTCtcactgatttttgtttttttatttcgttGCTTCGAAACCCGCTCTCTCTTCCCCCTCCTGCTCTCGCTCCCGATCTTATAATTGAAGAGTATGCACCCACCTCTGCAACACAGGAGCTACCATAACTAAAACCAAGCGATTCGTTGGTACTACTAGCTGATGGCTAGTAATTATTCGCCAGAAGTAGCTTAGTTGTTAATCGTCTGCACCATGACAGCAGCAAAATCataacttgaaaaattttacttaaatcatTTTCATCAGTAAAAATCCACTCTCCGATCTAGAAATTCATGACAAATTTGTAATCTCTGATAGTATTCCCTTTCAGTATTCTTATTCGTATGATGTCATTGAGATTTTCTCGTGCCAGTTTTAGAACCTTTAACTTAAATTTAAGGTCAATCACAGGGAAAGTTAAGGCTTCCAGTATATCAGTAGACAGCTCTGTCCCTTCAACAGGTCTGTTGCGAATGAACTCAACACCATGAACTGAGATAGACTCAACATGAAATGGAGAGTCCACTAAGCCAAATAACCTTGTTACTGGCCGGATAAGGAGACAAACTTTgaacaaataattttgctcactTTTTTATCCTAAAggaatagtttatttttttccacaatattaaatttaaatttgtcaTTGTGACAAAAGACCATGATGTAATTTGTTTAAGTTCAATAGgtattgaagaataaaaaatctttcATCAGTATGGTACTAAGAAATGAAGATTTAGCTGTCAGTATAGTGGAACGAATAACAGTAAAACAATCTCAGTAAATGTAAATCCCCTTTTACTGGTGGGAAAGATTTTGATTAACGTGTGCTTTTTTCTCCATGTCACcttttaagttttgaaattttttgaaaatgttcatgttcagtgcttttgaagatttttattcACAAAAATACTGAATAGAACATTACCtcagcattattttcttttttctgatttcagaGAGAAGGAGAGTGAAGCAAGCAAGAAGCAGATAATTGAAATGAGCCATACATTAAATACTAAGAATGAGGAAATGTCATCGATGATATCAGAACTGGACACATTAAGGAGAGCCATGGTTGATGCAGCACAAGTTCAATCTGAATTAAACGCTCTGAAGTTTGAGAGAGACGAACTTTTGATCAAACTTGGTTCTGTGCAAGCATCGGCAACTCAATCTCTAATTGATGCTAAAAGCGGAGGTAGCTTACTTTATCACATTTTTTATCACCACTTTCaggatattttatgaaaaagactgaaaatttgaaatatcttGAAACTTCAACTCTGGAAAGACAACCATTAGCGCTGCACATGATATCAAACTTTGCCTCAGTTTGGTTTGGGGCTCATTGCTTTGAGTACATTCTGAgcactattttttcatttttgaatagtAAATCCAGACGAATATTTTACAATGATGAACAGTTGTAATTTTAGTTAATTGAATGATAAATACCTGAAGTAAGAGGGTTCATATGTTTCTGTAATTTGCAGTGAAATTAatgccaaaatttttttgcagttttacgtATGCATTTTGTTGATGAATTGAGTCAGGGAACTTTGATGATTTTGTTCTGAGAGatcctggaaaagtcaggaaatgcTTCTCTGAAAAGTCTGTAGACACCTTGTATGTACCTTATACATGTTATATTAGCGTGCCAAAATAACCTTATGGATGGGGCAGCAATTCAACTATAGCAGAAAGTACACGCTATTCAATAcattaaatgcgtttttctctaAACTGTGATCTCAACTGTGAGTCAGCCTTCTCACCAAGGAAATTCTCAATAAGGGAAATCTTGCTATTAAAGTCGCTTTGTGTTTGCACAGATCCTGCCTTCAAGCAGTTACTAGAAGAGAAAGAATTAGCCGACAGCCAGGTTAATTTCTTGAATTCCATCATAGCTGACCAGCAAAAGAAACTTGACTCTCTTAACAATCAGCTGGAACAACTTTATCTGGATCCCAACACAGC is a window from the Bemisia tabaci chromosome 5, PGI_BMITA_v3 genome containing:
- the CLIP-190 gene encoding uncharacterized protein CLIP-190 isoform X21, producing the protein MSDTSETPSLSESVVSVASQRSTASTASGIRPPSKISRLVRPKPVPATPSKDGNKTSIRKLSDDLIKTRLSGSIDENDEFVAPLSINRRRSSERRFSNAGSDSGWADARRLSEAGVRRTSDASVVLTEDTDSFIIGDRVWVGGAKPGQIAYIGETQFGPGEWAGIVLDEPIGKNDGSVAGVRYFQCEPKKGVFSRLTRLTKHSLDSGTLTGLLTGTADARKSSISTPQPRKYSAASTPSMVSPTSSVKSYSLTTPSRKASSGELKVGDRVIVSSNQGSKAGILRYKGPVDFQPGEWCGVELDEPMGKNDGSVAGRRYFECAPNFGLFAQSSKVSRSPIGANRRPSCAVHNSAIKRSGSRESLQSSFSTSTAASGIPTMRKPAIRASVPATPSRTPLQDVLKEKNAYIEQLLKEQELARSQFTKAATQVGDTELKLNTLQIEFDQFRKEVDVNRKKFEESIAKLEKEKRELIEQLDDEKRKSEDLQFRVEEESIEKSELQTQIEQRSKRVAELETLVKEGNSKLGQTDAESNKLFETEEALLKVREELEAIRKSSKTNEETLRKQLNETQTKLDNSEKFVKDLQNEVEKLREESAASLSKTVEDLNNEISKLRIECDEASDKMKIMELENTKLKEEVESMEKLSKSHEESLQSEFNIQILKFKEQIQLLEIDKKREKEKADELSAIIDELNKNKLEEEKKLRDSNLELEKKITSLVNESTMNLESKSNSYEKKVKDLLNEVNEKTSTIEQLKSQQKLVEDNAKNLEIKLQLQLNDLQTSLDQKSKELEQLKKDMEEKLSNSSKAEEDSRLAFEKKLGDKVEECNKLNEKLSSREVEVTELKTAMETKLSEFKNLEDKLSEELKKRKSLENELQLRLAESSGSAEKNTELAETLKKLQDELGSSNEKREQLEAKLLKKAEDFKELEEKLKLVQAEFSNIEEKLSKKLDEFETVQNNLASKSSECEKLAVELKEKVNLVKTSENELNKMKGKLIEVEGKHSDVTKSLDQHLQEFREQQVEIEKKTEELARISEELKLKDIEISKSSETIKQLNDSMANAERSIEEQTEIIRNLNNEKSDMGRKIQDLEEKCESLIQQKQKLEDNISELMNNSSSSSEQLTRLHSELREKGQEVEGLREALNEKTRAVERIEEDLRQQLELLSEKKSKLEAASKEEIEKLKQEHANNLAALKSTHEASLMNSLNEMEKVKSESISTETNLKEQINLLIAEKKDLETKLESFKDRETQLESELKVLQEEKQQMEKDLKEISDVKAKTDSDLEAQLAEKENSIKRCEHQFEMFRQSANLMEEKFKKKVEELTQSLSKKDTLLTSANIQIDELKVDYETAEARIQDLKTKVSKKKEKIEMLNRELQDTKNIAKNLQTAVTEKIELLEKQEKEIQCLKAEKESSVLTAEEKIRNLADLEKTQSQFAEKEVSLVKEIESLKSESNKINEDMKAKENQLQDLRTKIENLQRDRVDKENDLNKEIETLNVEKNRISQILEEKDEKLKSLYAEIESISHKTAEKETLLKVKIENQQKESEELTKQLAEKSSQIQIVSSELELLQSKNHSLNDELSEKTNKIKTLTEELNSLKQSIAQNSSDKDKIICEKNNIISDLQQEKTASLKSFNAEVESLQKSNNILSAELAAKNLSLTSLTEEISNLKQNISTNSENKDSALFEKEKIIAELKTEKENVNSNLSSLITKYEDLKTRFEKERASLEEKLKINEKEQKALAELKSTLKVENDLTRELERRMKEDAIKHQELLARVDSVHQLTKSFSPGQDSDFSQ